The Allorhodopirellula heiligendammensis genome includes a window with the following:
- a CDS encoding solute:sodium symporter family transporter encodes MDLAITIVSFLFFTGLVGILTWWITRKDDHASTQGYFLGGRSLTFPLIAGSLLLTNLSTEQMVGLNGLAFTDGLCVMVWEVVCVIALVLMAWFFLPRFLKSGVATVPEYLEIRFDHQTQVITNLIFLLAYVGILLPIILYTGALGMMGILDVPSMLGSLPEILGIAPNTLALWLIIWAVGIIGSIYALFGGLRTVAVSDTLNGVGLLVGGLLITVYALSALGGDAGMVAGAESLLDEQRERFNSIGGPKSSVPFGTLFSGVFIIQLFYWTTNQQIIQRTFGARSLAEGQKGVLLTGALKLLGPLFLVVPGMIAYSMFAGEAIKPDEAYGRLVNRVLPPPLTGFFAAAMIGAILSSFNSALNSSCTLFSLGLYKGVFRKDADQASVVRSGKVFGWIVAVVAMSVAPLLAQTTSVFEYLQKMNGMYFIPIFAVVLVGMLTRRVPAIAAKIALLVGFSGIAIGYFVSPFDKIVASLHDFHFLGLMFSWLIVLMLVIGEIWPRETEFEQQDVGAVDMTPWRLAVPAGCLLILIVFAIYISFADFSVLAPESTSSNPPVLEST; translated from the coding sequence ATGGATCTCGCGATCACCATCGTCTCTTTTCTTTTTTTCACCGGCCTGGTCGGCATTTTAACGTGGTGGATCACGCGGAAGGACGACCACGCCAGTACTCAAGGTTACTTTCTCGGCGGACGGTCGCTCACCTTTCCGCTAATTGCGGGCTCGCTGTTGCTGACGAATTTGTCGACCGAGCAGATGGTGGGGCTCAATGGGCTCGCTTTCACCGACGGCCTGTGCGTGATGGTCTGGGAGGTTGTGTGCGTGATCGCACTCGTCCTGATGGCGTGGTTTTTCCTCCCACGATTCCTCAAGAGCGGCGTGGCGACGGTACCGGAATACCTTGAGATTCGATTCGACCATCAGACCCAGGTCATCACAAACCTGATCTTTCTATTGGCGTACGTGGGAATCTTGCTGCCGATCATTTTGTACACCGGTGCGCTCGGCATGATGGGGATACTCGACGTTCCCTCGATGCTCGGTAGCCTCCCCGAGATCCTGGGCATCGCCCCCAATACGTTGGCGTTATGGCTAATCATTTGGGCGGTTGGGATTATCGGATCCATCTATGCGTTGTTTGGCGGCTTGCGAACCGTTGCGGTGTCTGACACGCTCAACGGCGTCGGTTTGCTCGTGGGCGGCCTCCTGATTACCGTCTACGCGTTATCGGCCCTGGGCGGGGACGCCGGCATGGTTGCTGGCGCAGAATCCCTGCTCGATGAACAGCGAGAGCGATTCAATTCCATCGGCGGCCCGAAGAGTTCCGTCCCATTTGGCACGCTCTTTTCCGGCGTTTTCATCATCCAGTTGTTCTACTGGACCACCAACCAACAGATCATCCAACGAACTTTTGGAGCCAGGAGTCTCGCCGAGGGTCAAAAAGGGGTGCTGTTGACGGGGGCACTCAAATTGCTCGGGCCATTGTTCCTCGTCGTTCCAGGCATGATTGCTTACTCCATGTTCGCGGGCGAAGCGATCAAGCCCGACGAGGCATACGGCAGGCTGGTCAACCGCGTCCTCCCACCGCCGCTGACCGGTTTTTTTGCGGCCGCCATGATTGGTGCGATTCTCTCCAGTTTCAACTCAGCCCTGAATAGTTCCTGCACCCTGTTCAGTCTGGGACTGTACAAGGGAGTGTTCCGCAAAGATGCCGACCAAGCCAGCGTGGTGCGGTCGGGCAAGGTGTTCGGCTGGATCGTGGCCGTCGTCGCCATGAGTGTGGCACCACTACTGGCGCAAACAACGAGTGTCTTTGAGTACCTGCAGAAGATGAACGGGATGTACTTCATCCCGATCTTTGCCGTCGTCCTGGTCGGAATGCTCACTCGCCGGGTGCCCGCCATTGCCGCGAAGATCGCCTTGCTGGTTGGATTCTCCGGAATTGCGATTGGCTACTTTGTCTCACCGTTTGACAAAATTGTCGCCTCGCTCCACGACTTTCATTTTCTCGGGCTCATGTTCTCATGGCTGATTGTTTTGATGCTAGTGATCGGGGAGATCTGGCCGCGAGAAACCGAGTTCGAACAGCAAGATGTTGGCGCTGTCGACATGACCCCGTGGCGACTTGCCGTGCCAGCAGGCTGCCTGCTGATTCTGATTGTCTTCGCGATCTATATCAGCTTTGCAGACTTTTCTGTGCTCGCTCCTGAATCCACTTCTTCGAATCCCCCAGTTCTGGAATCCACATGA
- a CDS encoding glycoside hydrolase family 2 protein has translation MNVPRRPDILTLSLGAIFALLPALESYAERLDSTPWKYSLEQPADGWQSAAFDDSGWTTGEGGFGTRGTPNARIGTVWKTNDIWLRKTISLDNVPAHPALLMHYDEDTEVFINGELVVSKTGWADNYQTIPIEESKRGILKAGENTLAVHCRQNNGGQYIDVHVVDGDHVPSLPKMKPFVSELITKWGSEVTPDNVWQEYPRPQMARDNWNNLNGNWDYAVTDIKQTEQPRAWDGEILVPFCLESKLGGVQELLSEDEALWYRRTFPSRRADGQRTLLHFEAVDYASEVFVNGTSVGKHVGGNTPFTLDISEAIKDGDNQLIVRVEDATEAWQLNGKQRRNPGGIMYTQVSGIWQTVWTEQVPASHIADLTITTDAQTGTITIIPEIESSDAVAKVSVVVKDADQVVANYSGVADEIAITVPHAKRWTPDSPQLYHLEVALLDSNDKVLDSVNSYAGIRTVGKIRDKDGNLRMTLNGEVIFHWGPLDQGWWPDGLLTPPSDEGMKFDIEWLKAAGFNMIRKHIKIEPRRYYYYCDQIGMMVWQDQVSGGKNPPWTRMDKNPVDAEWPDEQHEQFMLEFERMIDELENHPCIVIWGPFNEAWGQHRTMEVGKWTVERDPSRLVNIASGGNFWPVGDIADQHSYPNPSFPFDPARYKDYVRVVGEFGGHGYPVEGHLWDASRENWGYGGLPKTKAEYRDRYVKSLEILDQLRLQGIAGGVYTQTTDVEGEINGLMSYDRKVIKIPAEELHELHQRLYE, from the coding sequence ATGAACGTCCCACGCCGTCCCGACATCCTCACGCTCAGCCTGGGAGCGATATTCGCACTGCTCCCGGCCTTGGAGAGTTATGCCGAGCGACTCGACAGCACGCCTTGGAAGTACTCACTTGAGCAACCTGCCGATGGTTGGCAAAGCGCCGCGTTCGACGATAGCGGATGGACGACGGGAGAGGGTGGATTTGGTACCCGCGGTACTCCCAATGCACGCATTGGGACCGTTTGGAAAACCAATGACATTTGGCTCCGCAAGACCATCTCGCTTGACAACGTGCCTGCCCATCCGGCGCTGCTGATGCACTACGACGAAGACACAGAGGTCTTTATCAACGGCGAACTCGTTGTCTCTAAGACAGGCTGGGCCGATAACTATCAAACCATTCCGATTGAGGAGTCAAAACGCGGTATTTTGAAAGCCGGCGAGAACACCTTGGCAGTTCACTGTCGTCAGAACAATGGAGGACAATACATCGACGTGCATGTGGTCGATGGCGATCACGTGCCCTCGCTGCCGAAGATGAAACCGTTCGTTTCGGAACTGATTACGAAGTGGGGCAGCGAGGTAACACCCGATAATGTGTGGCAGGAATATCCCCGTCCGCAGATGGCCCGTGACAACTGGAACAACCTCAACGGAAACTGGGACTATGCCGTCACCGACATCAAACAAACCGAACAACCGAGAGCTTGGGATGGCGAGATCTTGGTACCGTTCTGCTTGGAGTCCAAACTCGGTGGAGTGCAAGAACTACTTAGTGAAGACGAGGCATTGTGGTATCGCCGCACGTTCCCATCCAGGAGGGCAGATGGCCAACGAACGCTGTTACACTTTGAGGCCGTCGATTATGCGAGCGAAGTCTTCGTCAACGGAACCTCGGTAGGCAAACACGTTGGTGGCAACACACCTTTCACGCTTGATATCTCCGAGGCGATCAAGGACGGGGATAACCAACTCATCGTGCGGGTCGAGGATGCGACCGAAGCGTGGCAACTCAATGGAAAACAGCGTCGTAATCCCGGCGGCATTATGTACACCCAGGTCTCGGGGATCTGGCAAACGGTGTGGACCGAACAGGTGCCTGCCAGTCATATCGCCGATCTCACCATAACAACCGATGCCCAGACGGGCACGATCACGATTATACCGGAGATCGAGAGCAGCGATGCCGTTGCCAAGGTAAGCGTTGTCGTCAAAGACGCCGACCAGGTGGTTGCCAATTACAGCGGCGTGGCCGATGAGATCGCAATCACCGTTCCTCACGCGAAACGATGGACACCTGACTCACCGCAGCTATACCACCTCGAAGTTGCTTTGCTTGACAGCAACGACAAGGTACTCGACAGCGTGAACTCATACGCGGGCATTCGTACCGTCGGCAAGATTCGCGACAAAGACGGCAATCTCCGCATGACACTCAACGGCGAAGTGATCTTCCATTGGGGACCACTCGATCAAGGTTGGTGGCCGGATGGATTGCTGACTCCACCTTCGGATGAAGGCATGAAGTTTGATATCGAGTGGCTCAAGGCCGCTGGATTTAACATGATTCGAAAACACATCAAAATCGAGCCGCGTCGCTACTATTACTACTGTGACCAGATCGGCATGATGGTCTGGCAAGATCAAGTCAGTGGCGGCAAAAATCCACCGTGGACGAGGATGGACAAGAATCCGGTCGACGCTGAGTGGCCGGACGAACAACACGAACAATTCATGCTCGAATTCGAACGCATGATCGATGAACTCGAGAATCATCCCTGCATTGTCATCTGGGGGCCGTTCAATGAGGCGTGGGGGCAACATCGTACGATGGAAGTCGGCAAATGGACGGTCGAGCGAGATCCATCACGTTTGGTTAACATCGCCAGCGGCGGAAACTTCTGGCCGGTCGGTGACATCGCCGACCAGCACTCTTATCCCAACCCTAGCTTCCCATTCGATCCGGCGCGATACAAAGACTACGTCCGCGTCGTCGGCGAATTCGGTGGTCATGGATACCCCGTCGAAGGACACCTCTGGGATGCCTCACGCGAAAACTGGGGTTACGGAGGGCTGCCGAAAACAAAAGCAGAGTACCGCGATCGTTACGTGAAATCTCTGGAGATTCTCGATCAACTTCGCCTTCAAGGAATCGCTGGCGGCGTGTATACACAGACGACCGATGTCGAGGGCGAGATCAACGGCTTGATGAGCTACGACCGCAAGGTCATCAAAATCCCTGCTGAGGAGCTCCACGAGTTGCACCAGCGACTCTACGAATAA
- a CDS encoding efflux RND transporter periplasmic adaptor subunit — protein sequence MRVVTLILVAALLYPWASTPADEPQSAIDFVGRTEAAVTMTVRSQVTGYLTHLAVRDGDSVTRGTLLMEIDRRPYELELEAAEARVKVAEARLDVSKLRLANVERLLKEKAIRTEELAIQKAETTEAEAMLTVAETEAEQAELTLSWTRLTAPVNGHVSFLQVAEGDLVVAGETYAMTIIDNELRVSFDVPVATLLRLHRPTPIRPEQLDIAVRSDPEEGFVHPAKLDTIAPEADFSTGTVRFSGSLPNPRRILVPGMKVTVRLIPPPE from the coding sequence ATGAGAGTTGTCACATTGATCTTGGTTGCAGCCCTGCTGTATCCGTGGGCTAGCACCCCGGCGGACGAACCGCAGTCGGCGATCGATTTTGTTGGACGCACAGAAGCGGCGGTGACGATGACCGTGCGGTCCCAGGTCACCGGTTACCTGACTCACCTCGCCGTCAGGGATGGCGATTCGGTCACAAGGGGTACGTTGTTGATGGAGATCGACAGGCGTCCCTACGAACTCGAACTGGAGGCAGCCGAAGCGAGAGTGAAAGTGGCTGAGGCCCGGTTGGATGTGAGCAAGTTGAGACTCGCCAACGTTGAAAGGCTGCTAAAAGAAAAGGCAATTCGGACAGAGGAACTCGCGATACAAAAGGCGGAGACCACTGAAGCGGAAGCGATGCTAACGGTCGCTGAGACCGAGGCGGAACAGGCGGAATTGACTCTTTCATGGACCCGGCTGACTGCTCCCGTCAACGGCCACGTGAGCTTCCTCCAGGTCGCTGAAGGTGACCTCGTGGTGGCCGGCGAAACGTATGCCATGACGATCATCGACAATGAACTACGAGTCTCATTTGACGTTCCCGTCGCTACGCTGCTGAGACTTCACCGGCCCACTCCTATCCGTCCTGAACAATTGGATATCGCCGTCCGGTCTGACCCCGAAGAGGGCTTCGTGCATCCGGCAAAGCTGGATACGATCGCTCCCGAAGCGGATTTCAGTACAGGAACGGTGCGTTTTTCCGGCTCGCTGCCCAATCCGCGCAGGATCCTGGTGCCAGGGATGAAGGTCACAGTACGACTCATTCCACCGCCCGAGTAG
- a CDS encoding glutaminase family protein, which yields MNLHSFNPHRLLLACFVGLLATPTLGTSADATAFRPPAVPLVAHDPYFSVWSQSDNLWAAETTHWTGKPQRMSAIVRVDGHAYRLMGGGPQTIAAMKQISVEVLPTRTVYHFAGGGVQVRLMFTTPALPMNIEILSRPTTYINCEVSAVDEKTHEVEFYFDAGGELATNEGNQKVTGETIATSNAAGLKLGSVTQQVLGKSGDDLRIDWGYLYVTAPRVDQATAAFGSADKLRDAFAEAGPAAITSDTPRFPVAADRVVAAIAMTIGSVGSEPVSRYALIAYDDLYSIEFMTKKLRPYWRKDGWEAQDLIEAAVNEHAELEIRCAEFDAELMSDLKSAGGQKYADIGALAFRQCFAAGKFVADANGQPLQFSKENHSNGCIATSDVFYPMMPQFLLFGPSLTKSVLVPFMDYAASDRWPFPFAPHDLGTYPKANGQVYGGGETNETNQMQVEESGNMLILFGALAKMEGNADFAGLYWDELTQWAEYLEKKGYDLDNQLSTDDFSGHLAHNVNLSAKAICGLGSYAMMCQMRGDDANAQKYADMAHNMVQDWMKAANDGDHYRLAFDRSGTWSQKYNLVWDRILELDLFPAEVADTEMAYYRKIQNKYGLPLDNRSDYTKLDWILWSATLTEDRDDFLALIGPVHEFLNATPDRSPMTDWYFTSTAKKRGFTARPVVGGVFLKLLYDSAVWSKDAAMDETQASDWAPMPLPRETRAIVPTSANANVKWKYTFEKPTGAWQSQDYTAENWKEGMGGFGTNETPGTTIATKWNSSDIWIRRTFQIDGPIPAEIALRMYHDEDAQVYLNGKLVADVGGFSGSYQLFEIPSSALRQGENVMAIHCHQSTGGQYIDAGIDELLPEKADAKTKD from the coding sequence ATGAACCTGCACTCTTTCAACCCGCACCGTCTGCTGCTGGCCTGCTTCGTCGGACTCCTAGCAACCCCCACGCTCGGCACGAGCGCTGATGCAACCGCGTTCCGCCCTCCCGCAGTTCCGCTGGTAGCCCACGACCCGTATTTCAGCGTTTGGTCGCAGTCCGACAATTTGTGGGCTGCCGAGACGACTCATTGGACCGGCAAGCCACAGCGGATGAGCGCGATCGTCCGCGTTGACGGCCATGCGTACCGATTAATGGGTGGTGGCCCCCAAACCATTGCCGCGATGAAACAGATCTCCGTCGAAGTGCTGCCGACACGAACGGTCTATCACTTTGCGGGAGGCGGTGTGCAGGTGCGATTGATGTTCACCACGCCTGCGCTCCCGATGAATATCGAGATCCTGAGTCGTCCGACAACCTATATCAATTGCGAGGTTTCAGCAGTCGACGAGAAGACCCACGAAGTCGAGTTCTACTTCGATGCAGGTGGCGAATTGGCGACCAACGAAGGCAATCAGAAGGTTACCGGTGAAACGATTGCGACGAGCAATGCGGCAGGATTGAAACTCGGTTCGGTCACCCAGCAGGTACTCGGCAAGTCCGGCGATGACCTGCGGATTGACTGGGGTTATCTGTACGTCACCGCACCACGAGTGGACCAGGCGACTGCCGCATTCGGTTCCGCAGACAAACTTCGTGATGCGTTTGCCGAGGCCGGACCTGCCGCGATTACCTCCGACACGCCACGATTCCCCGTCGCCGCCGATCGCGTCGTTGCTGCGATTGCCATGACCATCGGCAGTGTCGGTAGTGAACCGGTTTCACGGTATGCCCTGATTGCCTATGACGACCTGTATTCGATTGAGTTCATGACGAAGAAACTCCGCCCGTACTGGCGGAAGGACGGTTGGGAAGCTCAGGACCTCATCGAAGCGGCGGTCAACGAGCACGCGGAACTGGAAATTCGCTGTGCAGAATTTGACGCCGAATTGATGTCCGACCTGAAATCAGCTGGCGGACAGAAGTACGCGGACATCGGAGCGTTGGCATTTCGCCAGTGCTTTGCGGCGGGCAAGTTTGTCGCCGACGCCAACGGGCAACCACTCCAGTTCAGTAAAGAAAACCATTCCAACGGGTGCATTGCGACGTCGGATGTGTTCTATCCGATGATGCCACAGTTTTTACTATTCGGCCCTTCGCTGACGAAATCCGTGCTCGTCCCATTCATGGACTACGCGGCGTCGGATCGTTGGCCGTTCCCTTTTGCACCCCATGACCTGGGCACGTATCCCAAAGCCAACGGCCAGGTATACGGGGGTGGTGAAACGAACGAAACCAATCAGATGCAAGTGGAAGAGAGCGGCAATATGCTGATTCTCTTTGGTGCTCTCGCCAAAATGGAAGGCAATGCCGATTTCGCGGGCCTGTATTGGGACGAACTCACACAATGGGCGGAGTATCTCGAGAAAAAGGGGTACGATCTCGACAATCAACTCAGCACAGACGACTTCTCCGGTCACCTCGCCCACAACGTCAACTTGAGCGCCAAGGCCATTTGTGGTCTCGGCTCCTATGCCATGATGTGCCAGATGCGCGGTGACGACGCCAACGCCCAGAAGTATGCCGACATGGCTCACAACATGGTCCAAGATTGGATGAAGGCCGCCAACGATGGTGACCATTATCGATTGGCGTTCGACCGCAGCGGCACCTGGAGCCAGAAATACAATTTAGTCTGGGACCGGATCCTTGAGCTGGATCTATTCCCCGCGGAAGTCGCCGACACGGAGATGGCATACTACAGAAAGATTCAAAACAAGTATGGTTTGCCGCTGGATAACCGGTCCGACTACACCAAGCTCGACTGGATCCTATGGTCGGCCACGCTCACCGAAGATCGCGACGACTTCCTCGCGCTCATTGGCCCTGTCCATGAGTTCCTCAACGCAACGCCTGACCGCTCGCCGATGACGGATTGGTACTTCACCTCGACAGCCAAGAAGCGAGGCTTTACCGCCCGGCCTGTGGTCGGCGGCGTATTCCTAAAACTGCTTTACGATTCAGCGGTCTGGTCCAAAGACGCCGCGATGGACGAAACGCAAGCGTCTGATTGGGCGCCCATGCCACTGCCGCGCGAAACTCGCGCGATCGTACCAACGAGCGCCAATGCCAACGTGAAGTGGAAATACACCTTTGAAAAGCCAACTGGAGCTTGGCAGAGTCAAGACTACACGGCTGAGAATTGGAAGGAGGGAATGGGTGGCTTCGGTACCAATGAAACCCCCGGCACGACGATCGCGACGAAATGGAATTCATCGGATATTTGGATCCGCCGCACCTTCCAAATCGACGGCCCGATCCCAGCGGAGATCGCGCTGCGCATGTATCATGATGAAGATGCGCAGGTGTATCTCAATGGGAAACTCGTCGCTGACGTCGGCGGATTTTCCGGTAGCTACCAGTTATTCGAAATTCCCTCTTCGGCACTTCGCCAAGGCGAGAACGTGATGGCAATTCACTGTCATCAGTCGACTGGAGGACAATACATCGATGCCGGCATCGACGAACTCTTACCGGAAAAAGCTGACGCTAAAACCAAGGACTGA
- a CDS encoding aldose epimerase family protein codes for MKTLTLTCLAFLMTLTASPVSAASSASIEDFDSIQLYTLANDHGMTVKVTNYGAIITSIVVPDRDGKGADVVLGYNSVEGYINAVDKPYFGAVVGRYGNRIAKGKFTLDGETYSLAINNGENSLHGGIIGFDKVVWTVKSADNRSIKLNYLAKDMEEGYPGNLDVTVTYTVTDENQLVIDYHATTDKATPVNLTQHTYFNLQGEGEGSILDHELKLNASQFTPVDQGLIPTGETPSVTGTPFDFTTAKAIGRDIGDDHEQLTFGGGFDHNWVLDKDGKSGERTLAAEVFDPVSGRTLTVSTTEPGIQFYCGNFLDGRLKGKSGKTYGHRSGFCLETQHFPDSPNQPNFPSTILRPGETYQTQTVFAFSTK; via the coding sequence ATGAAAACGTTGACTCTAACCTGTTTGGCTTTTCTTATGACGCTCACCGCCTCACCAGTCTCAGCGGCTTCCAGCGCCTCGATCGAAGACTTTGATTCGATCCAGCTGTACACGCTCGCGAATGATCATGGCATGACCGTGAAGGTGACTAACTACGGCGCGATCATCACATCGATCGTGGTGCCCGACCGCGATGGCAAAGGTGCCGATGTGGTCCTCGGTTACAATAGCGTCGAAGGCTATATCAATGCCGTCGACAAGCCTTATTTCGGTGCCGTTGTCGGCCGCTACGGAAACCGAATCGCGAAAGGCAAATTCACCCTCGACGGTGAAACCTATTCACTCGCGATCAACAATGGTGAGAACTCCTTGCACGGTGGCATCATCGGTTTTGACAAAGTCGTATGGACAGTGAAGTCGGCCGATAACCGTTCGATTAAACTGAACTATCTGGCCAAAGACATGGAGGAAGGCTATCCCGGCAACCTCGATGTGACGGTTACCTACACGGTCACCGATGAGAACCAACTTGTCATTGATTACCACGCGACAACAGACAAAGCGACGCCGGTCAATCTCACTCAGCACACTTATTTCAATCTTCAGGGCGAAGGCGAGGGTAGTATCCTCGACCATGAACTGAAACTTAACGCGAGTCAGTTTACTCCGGTTGATCAAGGTTTGATCCCGACCGGCGAGACACCTTCGGTCACCGGCACACCATTCGATTTCACCACAGCCAAGGCCATTGGTCGTGATATTGGCGACGATCACGAGCAGCTCACCTTCGGCGGCGGCTTCGACCACAATTGGGTTCTCGATAAAGACGGCAAGTCGGGCGAGCGGACTCTCGCAGCAGAGGTATTCGATCCTGTTAGCGGCCGAACGTTGACAGTCAGCACCACCGAACCGGGCATTCAATTCTACTGCGGCAACTTCCTTGACGGTCGATTGAAGGGAAAATCGGGGAAGACCTACGGGCATCGCAGTGGCTTCTGCTTGGAAACTCAACACTTTCCAGACAGCCCGAATCAACCGAACTTTCCCTCGACGATCTTGCGTCCGGGTGAAACTTATCAAACGCAAACCGTGTTCGCGTTTTCGACCAAGTAA